From the Polaribacter gangjinensis genome, the window TTGAAGGATTTCCAACCACCAAAGCATAAGGCAAAACTTCTTTTGTAACAACTGCTCCTGCTCCAATAAAAGCAAATTCGCCAATGTTATTTCCACACACTATTGTGGCATTTGCGCCAATTGTAGCGCCTTTTTTCACTAATGTTTTTTGATATTCATTTTTTCTGTTGATGGCACTTCTTGGGTTGATAACATTGGTAAAAACCATAGAAGGTCCTAAAAAAACATCATCTTCACAAACAACTCCTGTGTAAATAGAAACGTTGTTTTGCACTTTTACATTATTCCCCAAAATTACTTCTGGAGAAATTACCACATTCTGGCCAATATTACAATTTTCACCAATAATTGAATGCGACATTATATGACTAAAATGCCAAATTTTAGTATTTTTTCCGATACTACAATTGGCATCAATGACAGCAGTTTCGTGTACAAAATAGTCCATATTAATAACCTGAATTTTTTGAAGATATTGCGTTTGTACAAATTTCTTTGGATGATGAAGTACCAATTCTGTCAACTCCTAAAGTAATCATTTTTACAGCAGTTTCATAATCACGAACTCCACCTGCAGCTTTTATTTGCAATGGTTTTGCGTTTTCAATCATCAATTTCATCGTTTCAAAAGTAGCACCATTTGGCAAATTATGTTCGGTTTTAAAAAATCCTGTAGATGATTTTACGAAGACTTTTTTTGTAGCTTCCATTCCAAAATTCTCTAAAACAATTTCTTTGATTAGTTTTGAAATTGCACAAATTTCATCCGAAGTTAAAGCAGCAACTTCAATAATCCATTTTACTACTTTTTGATTCTCTAAGCAGATTTTTGTGCCTTGTAAAACTTCCTCTTTTATCAAATTGATATTCCCTTTTTTAAAAGCTTCATAGTTGATGACAAAATCTAATTCATCTGCACCTAAATTAATAGCGTGTTTTGCTTCCGCTAATTTGGTTTGTAAGGAATAGTTTCCTTCATGAAAACCAATCACAGTACCAATGAGTGAATTAGAATGATGTTGTTTTAAAAAATCTTTTGCCAATGGAATATAATTGGCGCGAATCATTACCAATTTATACCCAAACTGAACAGCCTCATTTAAAAGAGTTGTTACATTTTGTAAATTTTCTTCTTCAGAAATTCCTGCTTGTTGAGGAGTTTTTAAATAAGTAGCGTCTAAATATTGATTGATATCCATAATATCAAAAGTACGGAATTTTAAAAAACCCAACTTAAAAGTTGGGTTTATTTTTTAATCTACTTGAAAAGAAATTGGCAACGTATATTTCACTTTTACGGGTTTCTCTCTTTGTTTTCCGGGTGTAAATTTTGGAAGTTTTTCAATTAAATCTTGAGTTTCTTTAGTAAGTTTTGCGTGTGGAGCTCTAATTTGAATATCAACAACATTTCCTTTATTGTCAATTACAAATTGCGTGTAAATTTTATATTTCCCTGAACGCAAACCAATATCTGTTGCTATTTGTGAATCAAAATTCTTTTGTACAAATTGATTCATTTTCTTATCAAAACATTTTTTGTTTTCTTCTTTTGATAAGCCTTCACAGCCTTTAAAAATGGGGGCAAACTCTATGTTAATAAAAGGTACTATTTCTGGTTCTTCATCTTTTGGCTCATCTAAAGTAACTAAAGTATTTATGTCTAATTGATTTGATTCTTTTTCCTTAGGAAAGTCAAAAACCGTCTCAACAGTATTGTTATCAACTTTATTCAATTTTTCATCAGTTAAAAAAACATCATTTGCGGGTTTAACATTCTTTGGCGACTGTTTGGGTTCTCTTACGAATTCAAATATCTCATTTGGTGTAATTTTTACAATTTCTTGAAAATTCAAATCTTTGACTCCAAGAACTTTTTGCTCAGATTCATATTCTAATGTTACAAAGACGATAAACAGAACCAATACCAGTCCTAATTGTGTGAAAATAGTTGAAAATTTTTCGAGTTGTTTTGTGGGTACTTTTTTTAGATTTTTCATGATACAAAGTTTTAAAATGTTAAAACTTTGTTAAACCAAAGAATGTACCATAAAAAAACATCAAGTATTTGATGCTATATTTAAAATTTAATGGTTAACTAACTTTTATATTTCTCAGCCACTTTTTCCAATTCATCATACCAGTTTTGCCCAAATTTTCGGACTAATGCTTGTTTAACAAATTTATAAACAGGCACTTGCAATTCTTTTCCTAAAGTGCATGCATCATCACAAATTTCCCATTTATGGTAATTAACAGCTGCAAATTCGCTATAATCTTTGACTCTTATTGGATATAAATGACAAGATACAGGTTTTTTCCAAGTTACATCACCTTGATTATATGCCTCTTCAATGGCGCAAAGAGCAGTTTTGTTTTTATCAAAAATTACATATGCGCAATCTTTTCCATCAATCAAAGGAGTTTCAAATTCTCCCCATTCATTGGTTACAAATGCACCTTGTTTTTCAATGGCTTCAATACCTTTTTTTCTTAAATAAGGTTTTACTTTTGGATAAATTTCTGTAAGTATTTTGGTTTCTTCTTCATCTAAAGGTGCGCCTGCTTCGCCATCTATACAGCAAGCTCCTTTGCAAGCTGAAAGATTGCAAACAAAGTCTTTTTCAAGAATTTCTTCTGAAACGATTGTTTTTCCTAATTGAAACATGTTGCAAAAATAGGAGTATTTTTTTCAATTTTTTTACACTTTCCTAAACTTAGTTGTCTAATTTTGCATGAAAATTAAATAATTCATCATGAACTTTAACTTCAAAGAAATCTTTACAGCATTTATGGTTTTATTTGCGGTGATTGATATTGTTGGAAATATTCCAATCATTATTGATTTACGCAAAAAAGCGGGGCATATTCAATCAGAAAAAGCCTCTGTAATTGCTGCATTTATTATGATTTTCTTTCTTTTTTTAGGTCAAAGTTTATTGAAATTAATAGGAATTGATGTCTATTCGTTTGCAGTTGCTGGATCATTTATTTTGTTTTTTATTGCACTTGAAATGATTTTAGGAATCACTTTATACAAAGACGATGGAAGCTCTCAAAACCTAACTGCAACTGTTTTTCCTTTAGCTTTTCCTTTAATTGCAGGTCCTGGAAGTTTAACTACATTACTTTCATTAAGAGCCGAATTTGAATTAGAAAATATCATTGTTGCGGTTTTTTTTAATGTAATAGTGATTTATATTGTGCTAAAAACATCGTCTAAAATTGAACGTTTAATAGGTCCTTCTGGCATCCAAATTATCAGAAAAATATTTGGTGTTGTTTTACTTGCTATTGCCGTAAAATTGTTTGCTCATAATATAAAAGGACTGTTTTTATAAATGATTTTTGATGCTTTGATTATTGGTGGTGGCGTTTCTGGAATGCAATGTGCCCTAGTTTTAGGTTCCGCAAATAACAAACCTTTTGCTCAACATAAGCGAATTGGAATTGTAATGCATCAAAGAGCATCTCATTTAGAAACTGCACTTTTTAATAATGTTTTAGGACTACAGCCTAATACACTTGGAAAAGATATCTTAATTCAAGGGAAAGAACAGTTGAAAAATTTGTATCCAAATGTGAATCAAATTGAGAATGAAAAAGTTATTTCGATTGAGCAAGTTGATGAAACTTATCACATCAAAACCAACAAAAACCAATATCAATCATTCATTGTAGTGATTGCTTTAAACTATGCAAAACCGTTTACTATTGATGGTTTGGATGAGTTTATAATTCCACATGAAAAATCAGCTACTGAAAAGGAAAGAATTCAACTGAAAAACGAAAATCACCTCATCAAAAAAGGCTTATATTGTTGCGGAACCATTGCTGGTTTTCGAAGCCAATTTGCTATTGCCGCAGGAAGTGGAGCCCAAGTTGCTACCGATATTTTGACATCTTGGAATGGTGGAAATCACGTTAAAATTCATGATAAAATATGATGAAAATCATATTTTAAGACCGTAAATCAATCTAATTTTATAACAGTTACTTACAAGTGTTTTTTTAATTAAAAACTTGATTGTAACAGATAAATAGCAATTGTAAAATTGCTGACTAATTATAACAATTAAATAAAATTAGGTATGATTGATATTAAAAAAAATCCAAGAGCTGTCATAGAAAACTACAGCAAAATTTTCTTTCAAATTGGATTGGTATTGACTTTGGTAATTATCAATTTTATGATGGAATATAAGACTTATGACTCAGATAGCAGCAGCAGATTAGGCATTGTAACCATGAAAGAAGAAATGAAAGAAGACATTCCTATTGTTATGCAACAAGAATTGCCTCCACCACCACCAACTGCTCCTGTTGTTATGGAACAAATTAAAGTTGTTGAAGATGATTTAAAAATTGAAGAATCAATTATAGAATCTACAGAGACTGATGAGAAAACAGCTGTCTTCAAATCCAATACAGAAATAGTAGAAGTACGTGAAAGAGAAGAAATAATTGAAGATATTCCTTTTGTGTTGATTGAAGATGTTCCTGTTTTTCCTGGTTGTAAAGGAAATAACGCCGAACTTAAAAAATGTTTTTCTGATAAAGTAACTGCATTTTTTGGTAAAAATTTCGATCCTGCGTTGACACAAGAATTAGGTTTGGCTCCAGGGAAAAAGAAAATTTATGTAGTTTTTAAAATCAACAATAAAGGAAAAGTTGGAACCGTAAACGCTAGAGCTCCTCATCCTTTATTAGAAAAAGAAGTTACTAGAATTATAACTTCTTTACCAGAAATGAAACCCGGAAGACAAAGAGGAATGCCAGTAACAGTTACTTATAGTTTACCGATTTCAATTATGGTTGAAGAGTAAACTAAAAAATCCAGCTTAAAGCTGGATTTTTTAATATGCTTATAACAATTATTCTACTGTAACTGATTTCGCTAAATTTCTTGGCTGATCAACATTTTTACCTAACATTACT encodes:
- a CDS encoding acyltransferase — protein: MDYFVHETAVIDANCSIGKNTKIWHFSHIMSHSIIGENCNIGQNVVISPEVILGNNVKVQNNVSIYTGVVCEDDVFLGPSMVFTNVINPRSAINRKNEYQKTLVKKGATIGANATIVCGNNIGEFAFIGAGAVVTKEVLPYALVVGNPSKQIGWVSEFGQTLTFNDEGFATCKESGEKYQLLKNTVTKVL
- the deoC gene encoding deoxyribose-phosphate aldolase, encoding MDINQYLDATYLKTPQQAGISEEENLQNVTTLLNEAVQFGYKLVMIRANYIPLAKDFLKQHHSNSLIGTVIGFHEGNYSLQTKLAEAKHAINLGADELDFVINYEAFKKGNINLIKEEVLQGTKICLENQKVVKWIIEVAALTSDEICAISKLIKEIVLENFGMEATKKVFVKSSTGFFKTEHNLPNGATFETMKLMIENAKPLQIKAAGGVRDYETAVKMITLGVDRIGTSSSKEICTNAISSKNSGY
- a CDS encoding energy transducer TonB — protein: MKNLKKVPTKQLEKFSTIFTQLGLVLVLFIVFVTLEYESEQKVLGVKDLNFQEIVKITPNEIFEFVREPKQSPKNVKPANDVFLTDEKLNKVDNNTVETVFDFPKEKESNQLDINTLVTLDEPKDEEPEIVPFINIEFAPIFKGCEGLSKEENKKCFDKKMNQFVQKNFDSQIATDIGLRSGKYKIYTQFVIDNKGNVVDIQIRAPHAKLTKETQDLIEKLPKFTPGKQREKPVKVKYTLPISFQVD
- a CDS encoding DUF3109 family protein, with translation MFQLGKTIVSEEILEKDFVCNLSACKGACCIDGEAGAPLDEEETKILTEIYPKVKPYLRKKGIEAIEKQGAFVTNEWGEFETPLIDGKDCAYVIFDKNKTALCAIEEAYNQGDVTWKKPVSCHLYPIRVKDYSEFAAVNYHKWEICDDACTLGKELQVPVYKFVKQALVRKFGQNWYDELEKVAEKYKS
- a CDS encoding MarC family protein — translated: MNFNFKEIFTAFMVLFAVIDIVGNIPIIIDLRKKAGHIQSEKASVIAAFIMIFFLFLGQSLLKLIGIDVYSFAVAGSFILFFIALEMILGITLYKDDGSSQNLTATVFPLAFPLIAGPGSLTTLLSLRAEFELENIIVAVFFNVIVIYIVLKTSSKIERLIGPSGIQIIRKIFGVVLLAIAVKLFAHNIKGLFL
- a CDS encoding FAD-dependent oxidoreductase; this translates as MIFDALIIGGGVSGMQCALVLGSANNKPFAQHKRIGIVMHQRASHLETALFNNVLGLQPNTLGKDILIQGKEQLKNLYPNVNQIENEKVISIEQVDETYHIKTNKNQYQSFIVVIALNYAKPFTIDGLDEFIIPHEKSATEKERIQLKNENHLIKKGLYCCGTIAGFRSQFAIAAGSGAQVATDILTSWNGGNHVKIHDKI
- a CDS encoding energy transducer TonB, with product MIDIKKNPRAVIENYSKIFFQIGLVLTLVIINFMMEYKTYDSDSSSRLGIVTMKEEMKEDIPIVMQQELPPPPPTAPVVMEQIKVVEDDLKIEESIIESTETDEKTAVFKSNTEIVEVREREEIIEDIPFVLIEDVPVFPGCKGNNAELKKCFSDKVTAFFGKNFDPALTQELGLAPGKKKIYVVFKINNKGKVGTVNARAPHPLLEKEVTRIITSLPEMKPGRQRGMPVTVTYSLPISIMVEE